The segment TGGAATTGAACCACCGGCATCTTAGATCTAGTATCATATTGTTCCATAATCGTTCAAACGGTTCAAGTAAATAAATGCCGGAACGTTCACAAATAAGGCCATGGCATAGCTACATGCTGAGAATGTAGATATTTTGCCAGCCATTAGGCGGTCAGGCCTGTGGACTATCCGGATAGTTGATACATTACTTGTTAGTTTGAACAAAGAAGAACCTCCTTAATGGGATTGCTTAAGAACAAGCATCCTGATGGTCAGGATACAGTAGCCGATAAGTAGTTCTTCCCTTGATCTTCGAGATCCTATATTTGTGTTATGTCCGAATGATTCTGTTTTGCTGTTCTGTTTACGTTCGGGTACTGTCTAAAAGGCAATATACCACACACAAATGGAGACTTACATATGCAAAATACTGATACAACTAAATATATCATTCATTCAAAGATCAATGCTGATGGGATAATCGAACGTCCGGATATAGTCGGTGCGATCTTTGGTCAGACCGAGGGTTTGCTGGGTTCAGACCTTGACCTGCGCGACCTGCAGAAAACAGGACGAATTGGCAGGATCGAGGTCTCAGTTGCTGCAAAAGGCGGCAAGACCAGAGGTAACATCTTCATACCATCCAGTCTTGACAGGGTTGAGACATCAATACTTGCAGCATCCCTTGAGACCATCGACAGGGTTGGTCCATGCACTGCAAAGATCGAGGTATCACAGGTCGAAGATGTCCGTGCTACAAAGAGGAGACAGATCATAGACCGTGCAAAATACATTCTTACCGACATGTTCGATGAGAACCTTCCTGAGTCACAGGAGATCGCAGATGAAGTTCGCCAGTCAGTCCGTATCGAAGAGATGGAGTACTATGGCAAGAACAAGATTCCATGTGGTCCAAATGTGCTTGATTCAGATGCTATTGTGGTCGTTGAGGGCAGGGCAGATGTCCTGAACCTTTTGAGATACGGCATCAAGAATACAATTTGTGTTGGCGGGACCAACGTTCCTCCTGAAGTTGCTGAACTTACAAAGAAGAAGACAGTAACTGCATTCACCGATGGTGACCGTGGAGGAAAGCTCATCATTAAAGAGCTTTTGCAGGTTGCAGATATTGATTATATTGCACGTGCTCCTGATGGAAAGAGCGTGGAAGACCTTGTACAGAGGGAGATCGTACGTTCCCTGAGACAGAAGATCCCTGTAGAGCAGGCTCTTGAAAGCTATAGCATAAAGGGAGAGGTCAAGCCAGCCAAAGAAGAAAAGCCGGCCAAAACAGGCAGGATCACACGTTTGCCAAAGCGCAAGGAAAGAGTTAAAGGTGAGCTTTCAAGGCCATCTGCAG is part of the Methanococcoides orientis genome and harbors:
- the dnaG gene encoding DNA primase DnaG translates to MQNTDTTKYIIHSKINADGIIERPDIVGAIFGQTEGLLGSDLDLRDLQKTGRIGRIEVSVAAKGGKTRGNIFIPSSLDRVETSILAASLETIDRVGPCTAKIEVSQVEDVRATKRRQIIDRAKYILTDMFDENLPESQEIADEVRQSVRIEEMEYYGKNKIPCGPNVLDSDAIVVVEGRADVLNLLRYGIKNTICVGGTNVPPEVAELTKKKTVTAFTDGDRGGKLIIKELLQVADIDYIARAPDGKSVEDLVQREIVRSLRQKIPVEQALESYSIKGEVKPAKEEKPAKTGRITRLPKRKERVKGELSRPSAGAQKVEKKAERSEEEPKQVKPARKVQPAKPAKPAQISPQARRFKPHSDALLGTLGARLLDSKDEVIEETAVRDLVNTLKETSDSIKTVVFDGVVTQRILDIASDKGIENLIGVKKGNIAKSPATVNVLTAADF